TGAATATCATTTATGTAAGCTTCGTGAGAACGGCTGAGGCGAAAAACTATGGGGTCTTGAGCGCTCACGGGGATAATAGGCGGAAGAGGTGGGAGTGTGCGAAGTTGTTTTTCTGTGGACTCAAACCAAGTTTGTGCTTGTCTTGTTTCCTGGTTTTTAGTCAGACACACCAAATATATAGTTTGTTCTTGGTGGTCAAAAACAATCATTTGATCAGTTAACAGAAACATCGCATCAGGAAGTGACGCAGAATGCACAAGCTCAGAACCACATTCTGCCTTAATTTCATAACCGAAGTAGCCCACAAACCCACAATTAAAATCAAAAGGTAGCTGATCAGATTTACACTGTCTGTGATCAATTTCCCCTTTGAGATAGTCAAAAATACTGTCTGTGCAGCGTGTCACAGTACCTGACTGAGTAATAGTGATTTCTTGCGTTTGGGTACGGTACTCAACCAATAAGCTATTTAACCCACCAGTCCCCCCCATAAAGGAGAAACGAGAAACACCAGGTTCAACCAAGCTGCTATCAAGCCAAAAGGCGTGAGTATCTTCCCCAAACAAATGAACAAACACCTGTTCAGCATCCAGATAAATATCCAGTTTTTGACTGCAAACTTGGTACTGAGAATGAGTTGAAGCCGGAGTGCAGGGAGAAGAGGAAAGGTTGTTAAATCGCCGGGAGTGTAAAGTAATTTCTAACTCCCCCCTGCTCCCTGCTCCCTGCTCCCCTGCCTCTTTAATCGTCCCACTCCCCACTCCTGATTTCTTCTGAGCAAATTCTTGAGTAATTTCACGGAAATTTTCTAACAGGTTCCAGCCGTATTCTGTACAGATTGATTCTGGATGAAACTGCACACCCCAAAATGGTAAATGTCGATGACGCAGCGCCATGATTAGCCCTTCTTGAGTCCAAGCTACTTTTTCCAGACAGCTGGGTAAATCTTCTGAGACTATCAAAGAGTGGTAGCGGACAACAGAAAAGCTTTGAGGTATTCCCTGAAATAACTCAGAATTATTGTGATAGATTTGACTCAATCGCCCATGTCTAACTTCCGGCGCATGAATTACAGTTCCGCCATAGACATGGGCTAGTCCTTGATGACCGAGACAAACGCCAAGTAAAGGTACATCTACATTTTCAATCACCTGTCGGCAGATACCAAAGTCTTTAGTCTTTTCTGGGCGACCGGGGCCGGGAGAAATTACGACATTATCGAATTTGAGTTTTGTTAAGTCCTCCCAGTTCAGTTGATCATTGCGAATTACCAGGGGAAGTTCTCCATTGACTTGGGCGATCATCTGATAGAGATTAAATGTATAAGAATCGTAGTTATCAATGATCAGCGATCGCACTTAAGTTTCCCCTGTTTGTATCCCAATTCCCAATCCCTAATAAAGTCTAATTTATTACTAGCCTGGCGACTAGAAGTCGCGGAACCACCCAGACAAAACCCGCCTGCGCGGGTTAAAAACCTTAATTCTTTATTAGTCCAGGTCGCTGGACTTCCCTACGGGAAGCCGCTACGCGTCGTGCTTGTGTAGTAGCGTATCGCTAACGCGAAGCGTAGCCATATTATATTATTCGCCCAAAACTTTTCAAACATCCTTTTAGAAAGGAATATCATCTGGGTCTGGTTCTTGCTCTTTCACTGGCGGATAAGTGGTGCGCTCAAAGTTTTGGGGTGGGGGTGTGGGTACGAAGTTTGTCGGTTGGGGAACAACGCTCAGGGGAGTTGTAGCCGGGGCGGTTACTGGACGTAAAACTTCGTTCTGTGGAGGTGAAACTGCTGGGGATGGCGATTGTGCGGGTGTTGCGGTGACTGATGGTGATGAACTCAAACCACTTCCTAAACCTTGAATCTGTTGCACTACCAATTCCGCACGTTTTTCTTTAAAACCTTCTTGACGCTCTACAGTATTCATTCCTAAGCGTCCGGCTAAAAGTACGCGATCGCCTATATGATAATTTTGCTGAATTTCTGTAGCCATATTCCCCCAGCCCACCACTTTTAAGGTAACTAACTGGTCTTCTGTGCGCTGAGAATTAGGAAACTGCACCAACATTTCCGTGATGGCTAAGTTATCGGCGGTATAGCGCAACTGTGGTTCTTGAATGATTTCTGCCATTAAAACGCAGCTATTCATTAAATCCTCCTGACTGTAAAAATACTGAGTGGGAAATAGGAATTTTTATTAGCTTTATATTGTAATTTGCCTGAGCGACATTCTGACAACACTTTCAGCTTGGGTCTTTTCTAGCATAAAAGCCAAGCGATCACTTTGAACAGTATTTAGGATACTATTCGCCACTTTGCCTGACTAAAACGAGCATTGATTTCTGCATGAGTAGTACAATTATACCATTACAAAGCAGAAAAAATACCTTCATACCTTCCTACCTTTGCGCCTTTGCGCCTACCCTGCGGGAACGTTTTCAACGAATGCGTGACACAAATCCATATTCTGATTAACTTTTGACGTGAACTGGAAAAATCCCCAAACCAATCAACCGCCCCGGAAGATCGCGTAAAATAGGCAACCGTAACCAAACCGGAGGCTTAAAAGTCTGCTGTGATTTGAGAACCGGGGCTAAAACTCGTTTCTGAATTAAGCTTTGAAATGCTTGAATAAAGCGCGTAGGTAATTCCCGTTGGCGCTGCACTTTAGCTAAATCACTCAGTTCTATGTGTTTGTTTTTCAGAGGTAGACTAAGTATATTAGCAGCCACGACAGCATCCTGAATGGCATAATTAATACCCACTCCCCCGACTGGGGACATAATATGAGCAGCATCACCTATGAGTAACAATCCTGGACGATACCAGCGTTTAACTCGGCTGGATTCCACACAGAGAAAAAATACCTGTGACCAATCTTGTAAATATTCTATACGGGTGCTTAAACTTGGCACAACTTCCACAACAGATTTTTTCAATTCCTCCAACCCAGCAGCCCGAATTTGCTGATAACCGCCTTTAGGAATCACATAGGCAATTTGCCACTCGTCACCACGATCCAGCATAGCTACAATCCGACCTTTAGCCAAGTTTCCTATGCCTCCCTCTGGGTCTTCTGGGTGATGGGGTAAACGGAACCAGAGGACATCCATTGGCGGCGATGCTTGAATAGACTCAAAGCCACCCTGTTGTCTTAAGCGTGAGTGACGACCATCTGCACCTACTGTCAGTACAGCCCGAACTTCATGCCAACCGCCGCTTTGCCGATAGCGTACTCCTTTAATTATACCATTTTCCGCAATTAATTCCTGTACATTTGCACCCATGACTAAGTGAAAATGCGGATATTTTGCGGCTTCTTGGGTGATGAACTCCAGGAATTTAACCTGCGGCATCATGGTAATGTAAGGGTAACGGGTTTTTAGGTGGCTAAAATCCGCTAAAGTGACGGTATCTTCAGGAGTGCGAATTCTCACACCGTGCATTTTTGCATGAGGTAATTGTAACAGGCGATCGCTTAACCCCAATTCCTCCATAATTTCCATGACAGAGGGGTGAATTGTATCCCCCCGAAAGTCGCGATCAAAATCTTTATGCGCTTCTAAAAGCTTGACAGAAACGCCTTGACGTGCTATTAGTAAAGCCAAAACCGCCCCGGCTGGACCACCACCGACAATACAACAATCGGTAGTTGTGACCGAAAAACGAGACGCAAGCCCCTGGCTTCAGACATGGGGATAAGTCGGGTGCGGCTTTAGCCGCATTAAAAAGATATATAAGACCAGCTTCATATAATCTTTAGATTGTTATTTAGCTCAAAGCTGTATAATTACGGAATGATCCAAAAATACAAATCAAACAACAATATTACCTACTCTTGTAAATACCATGTTGTCTGGTGTCCCAAATATCGGAGGAAAGTTTTAGTTCAAGGTGTAGATGTTCGCCTTAAAGCTATTTTGCAGGAAGTAGCTACAGAGTTCAAGAGCGAACTTATCGAGATGGAAGTAATGCCAGATCATGTACACATATTAGTCGAGGTAGATCCTCAATTTGGAATTGCAAAATTAATTCGATATATGAAAGGACGTTCATCTCGGTTTTTGAGACAAGAGTTTCCTTGGCTAAAAAGTCGGCTACCAACACTTTGGACAAATAGCTATTTTGTTTCAACTGTTGGGGGTGCGCCGATTTCAGTTATTAAGCAATACATCGAAAATCAAAAAAATGTCTAATTATGGTTGCCAACAAGTTTTAATCAGTCCAGACAAAGAATTGAGAGCCATCTTAGAGTTTGTTTGCGAACAGTCAAACAAACTTGCTAACTGTGGACTATATTATTCTCGCCAGTTATTCTTTAAAACTGGCAAGATACCGAGCAAAGCTGAGTTGCATCGGCTATTGAAATCTAACGCTCATTTTCAGGCTCTTTATTCCCACGTAGCACAGCAAACTTTAACAACTGTATTTGAGTCATTTCGGTCGTTTATTGGATTGCTCAAAGGCGTTAAAGGTGGAACTGTTGAGCAGCGTCCAAAATTACCAGGGTATAAGAAAAACGCTCTCAAGTTAGTTACTTTCCCTCGCGCAGATGTCAAATTGAAGAATGGGCAATTACNNNNNNNNNNNNNNNNNNNNNNNNNNNNNNNNNNNNNNNNNNNNNNNNNNNNNNNNNNNNTAGCGGAGCGGGGCGTAGCCCAACAAATTCATATTTGAAATCAGCAACGCCAGATTTGGAGTAATTTCATGATTTGTGTGTACACCGTAGCTTAAAAAGGGGGGGAAACCTCTCAAAGTCCCCCTTTTTAAGGGGGATTTAGGGGGATCTAAAACTTTTTGCCACCGACAATAGGACTTTTAAAACATCCTCTTACCGGTTTTGCCAAATTTGGATTGTCCCGTCCAAACTCCCACTGGCTAAGGTGCGACCGTCGGGACTGATGGCTACATATGAATGTCCGGTGAAAGTAGCGATTTCCCCTTGGGTTTGCAGATTCCACAGTTTGATTGTCCAGTCCCCACTTCCACTGGCTAAGGTGCGACCGTCGGGACTGATGGCTACAGAGAGGACCGATTCTGAATGTCTCGTCAAAGTAGCGATTTCCCCTTGGGTTTGCAGATTCCACAGTTTGATTGTCTTGTCATCACTTCCACTGGCTAAGGTGCGACCGTCGGGACTGATGGCTACAGACCTGACCGCTTGTGAATGTCCGGTCAAAGTAGCGATTTCCCCTTGGGTTTGCAGATTCCACAGTTTGATTGTCTTGTCATCACTTCCACTGGCTAAGGTGCGACCGTCGGGACTGATAGCTACAGACCAGACCCATTCTGAATGTCCGGTGAAAGTAGCGATTTGCTGTTGGGTTTGCAGATTCCACAGTTTGATTGTGTTGTCACTACTCCCACTGGCTAAGGTGCGACCGTCGGGACTGATGGCTACAGAAGAGACCCCCTCTGAATGTCCGGTGAAAGTAGCGATTTGCTGTTGGGTTTGCAGATTCCACAGTTTGATTGTGTTGTCACTACTCCCACTGGCTAAGGTGCGACCGTCGGGACTGATGGCTACAGAAGAGACCCAATCTGAATGTCCGGTCAAAGTAGCGATTTCCCCTTGGGTTTGCAGATTCCACAATTTGATTGTCTTGTCATTACTCCCACTGGCTAAGGTGCGACCGTCGGGACTGATGGCTACAGACCTGACCCCTTCTGAATGTCCCGTCAAAGTAGCACCGAGGGTGGGATTTCCCCAAGGAACTACTGCGGCGATGCTCTCTAAATTTGGGATTTTTTCAATGGGGATTCCCTGGACTCCTTCTGTGTCCAAATCGTCTTCCGCTTTGCCATAAATCCCAATCACTAATCCCCGCTCATCTAAGATTGGCCCTCCACTCACTCCCGGTTTGGGTTGACCCGTAAAAAATAAATCGTATCCTAGTATTTCTCCCGTTCCTCGCGAGCTGAGTTGAGCCGGAATGAATAAATAAGTTCTCGAACCTGGAGCAACCGGAAAACCGGCATGATATACTTTCGCCCCTTCTTCAACTGTGCTAGAATCGATAACCTGAGCAATAGTATAATTTCTGCTACTGGTAAACTTTAATAAAGCTAAATCTAATTCCCCCAGGCGCTGACTTCTTTCAACGGGGTATTTCTGTCCGTCGGGAGTGATAATATCATACACCCCCGGCTTTTTAATCACATGATGAGCAGTGAGGACAGTGTAGGTGTTACCTTTTCGGGCTACAATCACTCCCGAACCTTTACCGTCTAATCCGCCAATCATCACAGTGATTTGTTTGGCGATATTATTGACTTGTACAGGGGCTAAAGTTGAAATAGCTTGCCACTGCACTAACGCCAAGTKSCTGTCCCYWAAATTACCCCTAATCCTTGGGAGAATTTCATAGTTATTTGTGAGTTAAAAAGGTAAGTTAAGCTACGCTANNNNNNNNNNNNNNNNNNNNNNNNNNNNNNNNNNNNNNNNNNNNNNNNNNNNNNNNNNNNTGAGCAGCGTCCAAAATTACCAGGGTATAAGAAAAACGCTCTCAAGTTAGTTACTTTCCCTCGCGCAGATGTCAAATTGAAGAATGGGCAATTACGCTTTCCTCTAGGCACTAAAGTTAAAGCATGGTTCGGAATAGATGCCTTCTATTTACCGATGCCGTCAAACTTAAAATATTCTGATCTAAAAGAGATTCGGATTTGTCCTCGCAATGGATGTTTCTATGCTGAGTTTATTTATTCAGTTGAAGAAATAAAAGTAGAATTAGACTTTGAGAAAGTCCTAGGTATAGATCCAGGCTTAAACAATTGGCTAACTTGTGTAAGTAATACAGCCACTAGCTTTATTGTTGATGGATTGCACCTCAAAAGCTTAAATCAATGGTACAACAAACGGGTATCAGTCCTTAAAAAGAATCAACCCCAAGGATTCTGGAGTAAACAATTAGGTGGTATAACCGAGAAACGTAACAGACAAGTTAGAGATGCAGTAAATAAAGCAGCAAGAATTGTAGTCAACCATTGTTTAGAATTTCAGATTGGTAGTATTGTATTTGGTTGGAACAAAGGACACAGACAAGAGATAAATCTGGGTTCAAAAACTAATCAGAAATTTGTCCAAATACCTACTGCACGATTAAAAGACCGTATTGCCCAATTATGTAAGCAATATGGCATCAAGTTTATAGAAACGGAAGAATCTTACACTTCTAAAGCATCCTACGTTGATGGCGATTTTCTACCTGTATTTGGTTCCAAACCAGAAGGGTGGAAAGCGTCAGGAAGAAGAGTTAGTCGTGGTTTGTATCAGGCTTCTAGCGGACTAAAAATAAATGCAGATGCGAATGGGGCTGCCAATATTTTAAGAAAAGTAGCGGTAAAACTGGGATTTAATCTCAGTGGAATCAGTAGCGGCGAATTGATAGCGCCTTTGAAGATCCGTTTGTGGACTCTTCAAGAATCCCCGTCCCTTTAGGGCTGGGGAGTATCAAATCGACAATTTCATGGGGAGGATTTTCAGTTACATCAGTAGTCATGACAACACCTGCTGATATTCCTATAAATCTAGGGTACTTCACTTTTCGTCGTCACAGGTAACATATATCATGGGCGCTGAATCTTCCGCTTGGTGGAGTCAGCGATCTAGTGCATACCTTTACCCCAAATACTCGTGGCGCAAGTTGTCTTAGAAAATATCTATAAAAGTTTTCCCCAACGCAAAGGGGAAGGTGTAGCTTCTCCAACCTCTCCCAGTGATGGAAAGAAAAGTGATGCTACCCCGGAAGCAGCAGAAATAGTTAATGTCTTACGGCGAATTAACCTCACCATCGCCGATGGTGAATTTATGGTGCTTGTCGGTCCTTCGGGTTGTGGTAAAAGCACTCTATTACGGTTAATTGCGGGGTTAGAAGCAATGACAGGAGGTAATATTACTGTAGGCGATCGCCTCATCAATGAGCTTCCTCCCAAAGAACGAGACATTGCAATGGTGTTTCAAAATTACGCCCTCTATCCTCACATGACGGTGTATGACAACATCGCCTTTGGACTCCGGAGAAGGGAATTAGAACATCGGGAAACTCAGGACTCTTCACTTCCTGATTGGGCGAAAAATCTGCTGGTGGGTGTCACCAGAAAGTTACCTAAAGGACTGCGTTATATTTCTGACAAAGAAAGGCAAGTAGACCAGCAAGTAAGAAATGTGGCTCAATTATTGCAAATGGAAACCTTGCTGAATCGCTTACCCAAACAGCTATCCGGGGGACAAAGACAACGGGTAGCATTAGGAAGAGCGATCGCCCGTGATCCTCAAGTATTTTTAATGGATGAACCCCTTTCTAACTTGGATGCAAAACTCCGCGCCGAAACTCGCGCCCAAATTGTCAAATTGCAACGCCAATTAGGAACCACGACGATTTACGTTACCCACGACCAAACTGAAGCGATGACAATGGGCGATCGCATAGCCATTATGAATCAAGGACAAATTCAACAAGTCGCATCTCCATTAGAACTTTACAACCGCCCTGCGAACCGCTTTGTCGCCGAATTTATTGGTTCACCACCGATGAATTTTATTCCTGTAACATTTCACGCCCCTTTGTTAATTACCCATAATAATTTCCGTCTTACCCTCCCAGAAACTTGGGAAACAGCGCTGCGGAAATACGATAAGCAAACCATTATTTTAGGTATGCGCCCAGAACACTTAATTTTGAGTGTACCTGCGACCAAAAATTTACCCGTAAAAGTAGATTTAGTAGAAAATTTGGGTAATGATTCTTTTCTAGCGGTGAGAATTTCTCCACCTGAATCTCAAATTAGTCATACAGATAATTATCTCCAAGTACGAATTCCCCCAGATAGATTAGTAAGTATTGGTGAGCAATTATGGTTATCGTTAAATCCCGAAAAACTGCACTTTTTTGACCCTCAAACCGAGTCAGCAATATTTCCTGCAAATTAACATCAATAATATATTTATGCGTCGAGATTCGATTTTTTACAAACTGTTTCAACAATCGCCTAATCTGTTATTTCAACTACTGGAAACACCACCAACAAATGCAGATGCTTATCGATTTGATTCCGTAGCTGTCAAAGAACCCAAATTTGAAATTGATGGGGTATTTCTCCCACCAGAAAATGCAGACGCAGGAGTTGTATATTTTTGCGAGGTGCAATTTCAAAAAGACGAACAGCTATACGAAAGAGTATTTGCGGAATCTGCGCTATATTTCTACCGCAACCGGGCAAGATTTAACGATTGGCAAGCAGTAATTATCTATCCAAATCGTGCAATTGAACAGAGTAGCATTTATCCCCATCGAGCATTACTAAATAGTAACCAAGTGCATCGGGTATATTTAGATGAATTGGGTAATATTCGCCAACTCCCTTTATGGTTAGCGCTGATGGTACTGACTACAGTAGAGGAAAGTCAAGCACCAGAAGAAGCAAGGTATTTGTTAACGAGAACCCATGAAGAAGCAACATCTCTATCAACTAGCGTCATAATAGAGATGATCACCACGATCATGGTGTATAGGTTTGAAAATCTCAGTCGAATGGAGGTAGAGACTATGTTAGGAATCACCCTCAAGGAAACCAGAGTTTACCGAGAAATTAAGGAAGAAGGACGTGAGGAAGGGCGCGAGGAAGGACGTGAAGAAGTCCGTGAAGTGATGGCTAATTCCATTTCTGGACTATTGACTAAACGCTTTGGGGAACTCTCAGGGGAAATACGCTCATCTATTTCTGGTTTACCCTTGGCTATTCTGGAAGACTTGAGCGCAGCAGTGTTAGATTTTAACAGTGTGGCTGATTTAGAATCTTGGTTAGCAGGGCGAATTAATTAAGTTATTAACTTTAATACTCAGCCGAATGAAGGTCAAGATTATGCTGAATACGAACATTACCCTCAAGGAAACCAGAGTTTACCGAGAAATTAAGGAAGAAGGACGTGAAGAAGTCCGTGAAGTGATGGCTAATTCCATTTCTCTACAATTGACTAAACGCTTTGGGGAACTCTCTGGGGAAATACGCTCCTCAATTTCTGGTTTACCCGTGGCTGTTCTGGAAGACTTGAGCGCAGCAGTGTTAGATTTTACTAATTTGGCTGATTTAGAATCTTGGTTAGCAGGGCGAATTAATTAAGTTATTAACTTTGACAATATTCAGCAGTCAGTGAACAGCCTGATAACTGATAACTGACCACTGATAACTGAATACTTACACTTCTGCTGGTTGGTATTCTTGTTGTCTTTCCACAAAGGTTTGCACACGGGTGCGGTAGTTTCTCAGGGTTTCATCTACCCAATCGCGATCGCTACTGTTAGCAAATAAATGTACAATTGGTTCACTGGCATCAGGTAAAACCAATAGCCAACTATCATCATAAGGTTGGCAAATTTTCACCCCATCAATTAACTCTAAATTTTGGGCTGGGTGTGTTTCGACCAAATAACGCATTAGCGCCCCCTTAGCAGTCCAAGGACAGCGAACTGTATAACTTTTGTGAACTACACGGGGTAACTCTGAACGCGCTGTAGCAAGCGATCGCTCTTGAATAGTCAGCATTTCAATTAACTTCGCAATGCAAAACATCGAATCAAATCCCGGATGCAGATGTGGGAAAATAAAACCAGTTTCGCCACTACCTCCCAACACCACATTAGAATTTTTCTGACAAGCCTCCATCAAAGCTGTAGGATTGGCTTTAGTGCGAATTACCCGACCATCATGACGACGGGCGACTTGTTCCACAGCACTGGAAGCATGAACCGGGACAACTACTGTCCCTCTGGGGTTAGATGTTAAGATCATATCTACCATCAATGCTGTCAAAATCTCCCCCCGAATCGGAAAGCCTGA
The window above is part of the Nodularia spumigena CCY9414 genome. Proteins encoded here:
- a CDS encoding RNA-guided endonuclease InsQ/TnpB family protein gives rise to the protein EQRPKLPGYKKNALKLVTFPRADVKLKNGQLRFPLGTKVKAWFGIDAFYLPMPSNLKYSDLKEIRICPRNGCFYAEFIYSVEEIKVELDFEKVLGIDPGLNNWLTCVSNTATSFIVDGLHLKSLNQWYNKRVSVLKKNQPQGFWSKQLGGITEKRNRQVRDAVNKAARIVVNHCLEFQIGSIVFGWNKGHRQEINLGSKTNQKFVQIPTARLKDRIAQLCKQYGIKFIETEESYTSKASYVDGDFLPVFGSKPEGWKASGRRVSRGLYQASSGLKINADANGAANILRKVAVKLGFNLSGISSGELIAPLKIRLWTLQESPSL
- the tnpA gene encoding IS200/IS605 family transposase: MIQKYKSNNNITYSCKYHVVWCPKYRRKVLVQGVDVRLKAILQEVATEFKSELIEMEVMPDHVHILVEVDPQFGIAKLIRYMKGRSSRFLRQEFPWLKSRLPTLWTNSYFVSTVGGAPISVIKQYIENQKNV
- a CDS encoding ABC transporter ATP-binding protein, with translation MAQVVLENIYKSFPQRKGEGVASPTSPSDGKKSDATPEAAEIVNVLRRINLTIADGEFMVLVGPSGCGKSTLLRLIAGLEAMTGGNITVGDRLINELPPKERDIAMVFQNYALYPHMTVYDNIAFGLRRRELEHRETQDSSLPDWAKNLLVGVTRKLPKGLRYISDKERQVDQQVRNVAQLLQMETLLNRLPKQLSGGQRQRVALGRAIARDPQVFLMDEPLSNLDAKLRAETRAQIVKLQRQLGTTTIYVTHDQTEAMTMGDRIAIMNQGQIQQVASPLELYNRPANRFVAEFIGSPPMNFIPVTFHAPLLITHNNFRLTLPETWETALRKYDKQTIILGMRPEHLILSVPATKNLPVKVDLVENLGNDSFLAVRISPPESQISHTDNYLQVRIPPDRLVSIGEQLWLSLNPEKLHFFDPQTESAIFPAN
- the pabB gene encoding aminodeoxychorismate synthase; the protein is MRSLIIDNYDSYTFNLYQMIAQVNGELPLVIRNDQLNWEDLTKLKFDNVVISPGPGRPEKTKDFGICRQVIENVDVPLLGVCLGHQGLAHVYGGTVIHAPEVRHGRLSQIYHNNSELFQGIPQSFSVVRYHSLIVSEDLPSCLEKVAWTQEGLIMALRHRHLPFWGVQFHPESICTEYGWNLLENFREITQEFAQKKSGVGSGTIKEAGEQGAGSRGELEITLHSRRFNNLSSSPCTPASTHSQYQVCSQKLDIYLDAEQVFVHLFGEDTHAFWLDSSLVEPGVSRFSFMGGTGGLNSLLVEYRTQTQEITITQSGTVTRCTDSIFDYLKGEIDHRQCKSDQLPFDFNCGFVGYFGYEIKAECGSELVHSASLPDAMFLLTDQMIVFDHQEQTIYLVCLTKNQETRQAQTWFESTEKQLRTLPPLPPIIPVSAQDPIVFRLSRSHEAYINDIHQCLSEIKEGESYQICLTNKFYTDATPEPLGFYRRLRRVNPAPYSAFLRFGGVAIACSSPERFLRIDRTGWVETKPIKGTSRRGQTPAEDQILREQLRNSEKDRAENLMIVDLLRNDLGLVCEVGSIHVTKLMDVETYATVHQLVSTIRGYLRADMAATDCIKMAFPGGSMTGAPKIRTMKIIDELEQEARGIYSGAIGFLALNGAADLNIVIRTAVFTPNGTSIGIGGGIVALSDAQAEFEEAVLKAKALIQVFSANDHAESQSRREFL
- a CDS encoding Rpn family recombination-promoting nuclease/putative transposase; protein product: MRRDSIFYKLFQQSPNLLFQLLETPPTNADAYRFDSVAVKEPKFEIDGVFLPPENADAGVVYFCEVQFQKDEQLYERVFAESALYFYRNRARFNDWQAVIIYPNRAIEQSSIYPHRALLNSNQVHRVYLDELGNIRQLPLWLALMVLTTVEESQAPEEARYLLTRTHEEATSLSTSVIIEMITTIMVYRFENLSRMEVETMLGITLKETRVYREIKEEGREEGREEGREEVREVMANSISGLLTKRFGELSGEIRSSISGLPLAILEDLSAAVLDFNSVADLESWLAGRIN
- a CDS encoding single-stranded DNA-binding protein, which produces MNSCVLMAEIIQEPQLRYTADNLAITEMLVQFPNSQRTEDQLVTLKVVGWGNMATEIQQNYHIGDRVLLAGRLGMNTVERQEGFKEKRAELVVQQIQGLGSGLSSSPSVTATPAQSPSPAVSPPQNEVLRPVTAPATTPLSVVPQPTNFVPTPPPQNFERTTYPPVKEQEPDPDDIPF